From Nocardia sp. XZ_19_385, the proteins below share one genomic window:
- a CDS encoding S9 family peptidase: MSVESVVAAPVAKKVPAEREHHGDVFVDEYEWLREKDDPEVIAYLEAENSYTEAQTAHQQGLREKIFDEIKSRTLETDLSVPTRIGDYWYYGRTFEGKQYGASCRCPIDATAEGIEAWTPPQLEPGVEIPGEEVLLDQNVLAEGHEFISIGTVAVSRDGNLLAYSVDIVGDERYTLRFKDLRTGAELADEIPGTEGSVTWSHDGTHIFYLTVNQSWRPDTVWRHRLGTERAQDVKVFHEPDERFWVGMDSTRSEKYLMIGLSSKLTSEIWLLESDDPEGEFRVILPRREGVEYSVEHAVIGGEDRFLIQHNDVVDGVKAVNFVLCDAPVDDPLNMTLLIGHRDDVRLQGVGAFRDHLVLGYRREALPRIAVWPLTEAGYGERRELEFDLELCTVGASGNPEWEQPTLRIGLTSFLTPMRVYDYVPATDALLLRKEQPVLGGYNSDEYVQQRDWAVAEDGTRVPISLVWKKDAVADGPKPLLLYGYGSYESEIDPYFSVPRLSIMDRGMVFAIAHVRGGGEMGRLWYDHGKMLSKKNTFTDFIACARHLVDTGVTTADRMVADGGSAGGLLMGAVANMAPELFQGIMANVPFVDPLTSILDPELPLTVTEWEEWGNPLADKEVYDYIKSYSPYENVEAKNYPAILAITSLNDTRVLYVEPAKWVAKLRATKTGDSQLLLKTEMSAGHGGVSGRYEKWKEIAFEFAWLLDTVGLASE, encoded by the coding sequence ATGTCTGTGGAGAGTGTGGTGGCGGCGCCGGTCGCCAAGAAGGTGCCGGCGGAGCGCGAGCATCACGGAGATGTCTTCGTCGACGAGTACGAGTGGCTGCGCGAGAAGGACGACCCGGAGGTCATCGCCTATCTGGAGGCGGAGAACTCTTACACCGAGGCGCAGACCGCGCACCAGCAGGGGCTCCGGGAGAAGATCTTCGACGAGATCAAATCGCGGACCCTGGAGACGGACCTGTCCGTGCCCACCAGGATCGGCGACTACTGGTACTACGGGCGCACCTTCGAGGGCAAGCAGTACGGGGCGAGCTGCCGGTGCCCGATCGACGCGACGGCCGAGGGCATCGAGGCATGGACGCCGCCGCAACTCGAACCGGGCGTGGAGATTCCGGGGGAGGAGGTGCTGCTGGACCAGAACGTGCTGGCCGAGGGGCACGAGTTCATCTCCATCGGCACGGTCGCGGTCAGCCGCGACGGCAACCTGCTCGCCTATTCGGTCGACATCGTCGGCGACGAGCGCTACACCCTGCGCTTCAAGGATCTACGCACCGGTGCGGAGCTGGCCGATGAAATCCCGGGGACCGAGGGCAGCGTCACCTGGTCGCACGACGGCACCCACATCTTCTATCTGACGGTCAACCAGTCGTGGCGTCCGGATACCGTGTGGCGGCACCGCCTCGGCACCGAGCGCGCGCAGGACGTCAAGGTGTTCCACGAGCCCGACGAGCGGTTCTGGGTCGGCATGGACAGCACCCGCTCGGAGAAGTACCTGATGATCGGGCTGTCCTCCAAGCTGACCAGCGAGATCTGGCTGCTCGAATCCGATGATCCGGAAGGCGAATTCCGGGTCATCCTGCCGCGCCGGGAAGGCGTCGAATACTCCGTCGAACACGCGGTGATCGGCGGCGAGGACCGCTTCCTGATCCAGCACAACGACGTCGTCGACGGGGTGAAGGCGGTCAACTTCGTCCTCTGCGACGCCCCGGTGGACGATCCGCTGAACATGACGCTGCTGATCGGGCACCGCGACGATGTCCGGCTGCAGGGCGTCGGCGCCTTCCGCGACCATCTGGTGCTCGGCTACCGGCGCGAGGCGCTGCCCCGGATCGCGGTATGGCCGCTGACCGAAGCCGGTTACGGCGAGCGGCGGGAACTGGAATTCGATCTGGAGCTGTGCACCGTCGGCGCGAGCGGAAACCCGGAGTGGGAGCAGCCGACGCTGCGGATCGGGCTCACCTCGTTCCTCACGCCGATGCGGGTCTACGACTATGTCCCCGCCACCGATGCGCTGCTGTTGCGTAAGGAACAGCCGGTGCTCGGCGGGTACAACTCGGACGAGTATGTGCAGCAACGTGATTGGGCGGTCGCCGAGGACGGCACCCGGGTCCCGATCTCGCTGGTGTGGAAGAAGGACGCGGTCGCCGACGGTCCGAAGCCGTTGCTGCTCTACGGATACGGGTCCTACGAATCCGAGATCGATCCGTATTTCTCGGTGCCCCGGCTGTCGATCATGGACCGCGGCATGGTGTTCGCGATCGCGCACGTGCGCGGCGGCGGCGAAATGGGTCGGCTCTGGTACGACCACGGCAAGATGCTGTCGAAGAAGAACACCTTCACCGACTTCATCGCTTGCGCACGGCATCTCGTCGACACCGGGGTCACCACGGCCGACCGGATGGTGGCCGACGGCGGCAGCGCGGGCGGCCTGCTGATGGGCGCGGTGGCGAACATGGCGCCGGAGTTGTTCCAGGGCATCATGGCCAACGTCCCGTTCGTGGACCCGCTGACCTCCATCCTGGATCCGGAGCTGCCGCTGACCGTCACCGAGTGGGAGGAGTGGGGAAACCCGCTGGCGGACAAGGAAGTCTACGACTACATCAAGTCCTACTCCCCGTATGAGAACGTCGAGGCCAAGAACTACCCGGCCATCCTGGCCATCACCAGCCTCAACGACACCCGCGTCCTCTAC
- a CDS encoding M23 family metallopeptidase yields MRRAGLDQVRGVGGIGVIPPDWRARFQDRPKPPNLRDWTRRVRRQLDELKRRPRPDLHKLWNQQKQRDYRALLYKHRVKLAVFTAVALFASADSSFDWGVSDRTPGPGEAQRVAFAHEQLVQSTVPSVKRYLAAIANGERIREQAVVAAAARATLDRAKAEAAAAASGEYQPWMSAGTPLPPGAILPGIGGMVLPTRGTFTSGFGSRWGTFHNGIDVAGPIGTPIYAVANGTVIDAGPAQGFGLWVRIRHDDGTITVYGHMYDFFVSVGERVPAGMQIARMGNRGDSSGPHLHFEVIAGGQHVDPRAWLAVHGLGF; encoded by the coding sequence GTGCGCCGCGCGGGGCTGGACCAGGTACGCGGAGTGGGTGGCATCGGTGTCATTCCACCCGATTGGCGTGCCCGCTTCCAGGACCGCCCCAAGCCCCCGAATCTGCGCGACTGGACGAGACGGGTCCGGCGGCAACTCGACGAGCTAAAGCGAAGACCACGCCCGGACCTACACAAGCTCTGGAATCAGCAGAAGCAGCGCGACTATCGCGCACTGCTCTACAAGCACCGGGTGAAGCTGGCCGTCTTCACGGCCGTCGCGCTGTTCGCCTCCGCCGACTCGTCGTTCGACTGGGGCGTCAGCGACCGCACGCCCGGCCCCGGCGAGGCACAGCGCGTCGCCTTCGCCCACGAACAACTCGTCCAATCCACCGTCCCGTCGGTGAAGCGGTATCTCGCCGCCATCGCCAACGGTGAACGCATCCGTGAACAAGCGGTGGTCGCCGCTGCCGCCCGCGCCACGCTGGACCGCGCCAAAGCCGAAGCCGCCGCGGCCGCCTCGGGCGAATACCAGCCGTGGATGTCGGCCGGTACCCCGCTACCGCCGGGCGCGATCCTGCCCGGCATCGGCGGCATGGTGCTCCCCACCCGCGGCACCTTCACCTCCGGATTCGGCTCCCGCTGGGGCACTTTCCACAACGGCATCGACGTCGCCGGCCCGATCGGCACGCCCATCTACGCCGTCGCCAACGGCACCGTCATCGACGCCGGCCCCGCCCAGGGCTTCGGTCTGTGGGTGCGCATCCGCCACGACGACGGCACCATCACCGTCTACGGGCACATGTACGACTTCTTCGTCTCGGTCGGCGAACGCGTCCCGGCGGGCATGCAGATCGCCCGCATGGGCAACCGCGGCGACTCCTCCGGCCCGCACCTGCACTTCGAAGTCATCGCGGGCGGCCAGCACGTCGACCCGCGGGCCTGGCTGGCCGTGCACGGCCTCGGCTTCTGA
- a CDS encoding HIT family protein has protein sequence MNPYTIFADIVAGQAPASKVYEDDDVLAFMDIRPMTPGHLLVVPKVAARSLAELDPAVGGKLFQVGQKLAAALRESEVGCDGVNFFLADGVTAGQEVFHVHLHVIPRTPGDGFGLRGRPTSPRRDDLDYLAGSIRGALGRSV, from the coding sequence GTGAATCCGTACACGATTTTCGCCGACATCGTCGCCGGGCAGGCGCCGGCCAGCAAGGTCTATGAGGACGATGATGTGCTGGCGTTCATGGATATTCGGCCGATGACGCCCGGGCACCTGCTGGTGGTGCCGAAGGTGGCGGCGCGGAGTCTGGCCGAGTTGGATCCCGCGGTCGGCGGGAAGCTGTTCCAGGTGGGGCAGAAATTGGCCGCGGCTTTGCGGGAGAGCGAAGTCGGGTGCGATGGGGTCAATTTCTTTCTTGCGGACGGGGTGACGGCGGGGCAGGAGGTGTTCCACGTGCATTTGCATGTGATCCCGCGGACGCCGGGGGATGGGTTCGGGCTGCGTGGGCGGCCGACGAGCCCGCGGCGGGACGACCTGGACTACCTCGCGGGGTCGATCCGGGGCGCGCTCGGGCGCTCGGTCTGA
- a CDS encoding TetR/AcrR family transcriptional regulator, with product MITATTPKGERRRQALVAAAAELLLEGGFDAVRHRSVATRADLPLASTTYYFESLEDLIARAVEFSGNAELDAMRRRVGEVSHRRRGAEATVDLLLDLLVGTDGHDEGARGQLIARYERSVASARHPELREVQLRLRAQLDELLGDVLRRSDRLVRHEQVRRLVAVVDGAVVAALTELDPEPRRMARGALLEIIDIVAPATPQQADRYRALDS from the coding sequence GTGATAACCGCGACGACCCCCAAAGGTGAACGGCGTCGCCAGGCTTTGGTAGCGGCTGCCGCCGAGTTGTTACTCGAAGGCGGATTCGATGCGGTGCGGCATCGGTCGGTGGCCACGCGCGCCGATCTGCCGTTGGCGTCGACCACGTACTACTTCGAGTCGCTGGAAGATCTGATCGCGCGGGCGGTCGAGTTCAGCGGCAACGCGGAGTTGGACGCGATGCGCCGCCGGGTCGGCGAGGTCTCGCACCGCCGCCGTGGCGCGGAGGCCACGGTCGATCTGCTGCTGGATCTCCTGGTGGGTACCGACGGGCACGACGAGGGCGCGCGCGGTCAGCTGATCGCCCGCTACGAGCGGTCGGTGGCCTCGGCGCGACATCCGGAATTGCGCGAGGTGCAACTACGCCTGCGCGCGCAACTCGACGAATTACTCGGCGATGTACTGCGCCGCTCGGACCGGCTGGTCCGGCACGAACAGGTCCGCCGGTTGGTCGCGGTGGTGGACGGCGCGGTGGTCGCGGCGCTCACCGAACTCGACCCGGAACCGCGGCGGATGGCGCGCGGCGCGCTGCTGGAAATCATCGACATCGTCGCGCCCGCGACGCCCCAGCAAGCGGACAGGTACCGGGCACTAGACTCATAG
- a CDS encoding alpha/beta hydrolase family protein produces the protein MRRPLVAVLIFALAVVGQVIVGPATASAARIVRIDAKSPTRSAVFIDSVAMGRTIQVDVLHPADSAARPSYYLLDGLDPGVGQSTWTNATDAEAFFAGKRVNVVLPVGGQASYYTDWQQDDPRFGRYKWETFLTAELPPLIDAEFDGNGVNGIGGLSMGGMAAFTLAARNPGLYRAVAGYSACPDMSMASSAVTFSIANRGGNPVNMWGAPGSAEWAAHDPAALADRLRGKTIYLSTGTGLPGQHELEIKPQLPENVVFGGPIEAGVNACVLSFGQRLHGVGIPAEIDRSLTGTHSWSYWQDTLHASWPTLARALGS, from the coding sequence ATGCGTCGACCGCTAGTTGCTGTGCTGATATTCGCCCTCGCGGTGGTGGGGCAGGTGATAGTCGGGCCCGCGACCGCCTCGGCCGCGCGGATCGTGCGGATCGACGCGAAGAGCCCCACCCGGTCAGCGGTTTTCATCGACTCCGTGGCGATGGGCCGGACCATTCAGGTGGATGTGCTGCATCCGGCCGACAGTGCCGCGCGCCCCTCGTACTACCTACTCGACGGGCTCGATCCCGGTGTGGGACAGAGCACTTGGACCAACGCGACCGACGCCGAGGCGTTCTTCGCGGGTAAGCGGGTCAATGTGGTGCTGCCCGTGGGCGGTCAAGCCAGCTACTACACCGACTGGCAGCAGGATGATCCGCGGTTCGGCCGCTACAAGTGGGAAACCTTCCTCACCGCGGAACTGCCGCCCCTCATCGACGCGGAGTTCGATGGCAACGGCGTCAACGGGATCGGCGGACTCTCCATGGGTGGCATGGCGGCCTTCACCCTCGCCGCGCGCAATCCAGGGCTTTACCGCGCGGTCGCCGGTTACAGCGCCTGCCCCGACATGAGTATGGCCAGCTCGGCGGTCACATTCTCGATCGCCAATCGCGGCGGCAACCCCGTGAACATGTGGGGCGCGCCCGGCAGCGCCGAATGGGCAGCGCACGACCCCGCGGCCCTGGCGGATCGCCTGCGCGGCAAGACGATCTACCTCTCCACCGGCACCGGCCTGCCCGGCCAGCACGAGCTGGAGATCAAACCGCAGCTGCCCGAGAACGTCGTCTTCGGCGGCCCGATCGAGGCGGGCGTCAACGCCTGCGTGCTGTCCTTCGGGCAGCGTCTGCACGGCGTCGGCATCCCGGCCGAGATCGACCGCAGCCTCACCGGTACCCACTCCTGGTCCTACTGGCAGGACACCCTGCACGCCTCCTGGCCCACCCTGGCCCGGGCCCTGGGAAGCTAG
- the purB gene encoding adenylosuccinate lyase, translated as MSLVPNVLATRYASPELVHLWSPENKIVLERRLWLEVLRAQSELGIDVPAGVVEDYERVIDQVDLASIAERERVTRHDVKARIEEFNALAGHEHVHKGMTSRDLTENVEQLQIRLSLEHVHAHGVAVAARLAERAGEYQALVMAGRSHNVAAQATTLGKRFASAADEVLIALQRVRELIDRYPLRGIKGPMGTAQDMLDLLDGDAAKLSTLEQQVARHLGFANVLTSVGQVYPRSLDHDVLSALVQLGAGPSSFAHTIRLMAGHELVTEGFQPGQVGSSAMPHKMNTRSCERVNGLQVVLRGYGSMAAELAGAQWNEGDVFCSVVRRVALPDAFFAIDGMMETFLTVLAEFGAYPAVVARELDRYLPFLATTRILMAAVRAGVGRETAHEVIKEHAVAVALAMREQGREPDLLDRLAADSRLPLDRAALDTALADKSAFIGAAEAQVTDVLAAVEKLVDRYPDAAHYSPSPIL; from the coding sequence GTGAGCCTTGTCCCGAATGTCCTCGCCACCAGGTACGCCAGCCCGGAACTCGTGCACCTCTGGTCGCCCGAGAACAAGATCGTGCTCGAGCGCCGGTTGTGGCTGGAGGTGCTGCGGGCGCAATCCGAGCTCGGCATCGACGTGCCGGCCGGGGTCGTCGAGGACTACGAGCGGGTCATCGACCAGGTCGACCTGGCCTCGATCGCCGAACGCGAGCGGGTCACCCGCCACGACGTGAAGGCCCGCATCGAGGAGTTCAACGCGCTCGCCGGGCACGAGCACGTGCACAAGGGCATGACCAGCCGCGACCTCACCGAGAACGTGGAGCAGTTGCAGATCCGGCTCTCGCTGGAGCACGTGCACGCCCACGGTGTCGCGGTCGCCGCGCGCCTGGCCGAGCGGGCCGGCGAGTACCAGGCGCTGGTGATGGCGGGTCGTTCGCACAATGTCGCCGCGCAGGCCACCACCCTCGGCAAACGGTTCGCCTCGGCCGCCGACGAGGTGCTGATCGCGCTGCAGCGCGTGCGTGAGCTCATCGACCGCTACCCGCTGCGCGGCATCAAGGGCCCGATGGGCACCGCCCAGGACATGCTCGACCTGCTCGACGGCGACGCCGCCAAGCTGTCCACCCTGGAGCAGCAGGTCGCCCGCCACCTCGGCTTCGCGAACGTGCTGACCAGCGTCGGCCAGGTGTACCCGCGCTCGCTCGATCACGATGTGCTCTCCGCGCTGGTGCAGCTGGGTGCGGGTCCGTCCTCGTTCGCGCACACCATCCGCCTGATGGCCGGCCACGAGCTGGTCACCGAGGGCTTCCAGCCCGGCCAGGTCGGCAGCTCCGCCATGCCGCACAAGATGAACACCCGTTCCTGTGAACGTGTCAACGGCCTGCAGGTCGTGCTGCGTGGCTACGGCTCGATGGCCGCCGAACTCGCCGGTGCGCAGTGGAACGAAGGCGACGTCTTCTGCTCGGTGGTCCGCCGCGTCGCCCTCCCGGACGCTTTCTTCGCCATCGACGGCATGATGGAAACCTTCCTCACCGTGCTCGCCGAATTCGGCGCCTACCCGGCCGTCGTCGCCCGCGAACTCGACCGCTACCTGCCCTTCCTGGCCACCACCCGGATCCTGATGGCCGCGGTCCGCGCCGGTGTCGGCCGTGAGACCGCGCACGAGGTCATCAAGGAACACGCCGTCGCCGTCGCGCTGGCGATGCGCGAGCAGGGCCGCGAGCCCGACCTGCTCGATCGGCTGGCCGCGGACTCCCGCCTGCCGCTCGACCGGGCCGCCCTCGATACCGCCCTGGCCGACAAGTCCGCCTTCATCGGTGCCGCCGAAGCCCAGGTGACCGACGTCCTCGCGGCGGTCGAAAAGCTCGTCGACCGCTACCCGGACGCGGCTCACTACAGCCCCTCGCCAATCCTGTAG
- a CDS encoding pyridoxal phosphate-dependent aminotransferase, whose amino-acid sequence MDVWKAAAERARTHGDVLVLAAGQPSTPAPAPVLRATKQAIDAELLGYTETFGILPLRAAIAEHHRQTYGYAVHADDVVVTTGSSGAFTLIFLAAFDAGDTVVVARPGYPAYRNTLNALGCRVIELDCRADTRFQPTVAMLEALPEPPKGLIIASPANPTGTMIEPEELAAIARWCDDHGTLLISDEIYHGITYGEEGTSSSWETSRNSVVIGSVSKYFSMTGWRLGWMLAPADLRPALQRLASNMTVCPPAISQYAALHAFGAEAKAELDGHVSRYAVNRELLLAGLAALGITDLAPADGAFYAYADIGHLTEDSRKWCAEVLEATGVALAPGIDFDTANGHRTVRFSFAGATSDIEEALVRLGHYLRG is encoded by the coding sequence ATGGATGTTTGGAAGGCCGCCGCCGAACGCGCCCGCACCCATGGTGACGTGCTCGTTCTCGCGGCCGGGCAGCCCTCGACGCCAGCGCCGGCGCCGGTGCTACGGGCCACCAAGCAGGCGATCGACGCGGAACTGCTGGGCTACACCGAGACTTTCGGGATCCTGCCGCTGCGGGCGGCGATCGCCGAGCACCATCGCCAGACCTACGGCTATGCGGTGCACGCCGACGACGTGGTGGTGACCACCGGCTCCTCGGGCGCGTTCACGCTGATCTTCCTGGCCGCGTTCGACGCCGGCGACACGGTCGTGGTGGCCCGTCCGGGCTACCCCGCCTACCGGAACACGCTGAACGCGCTGGGCTGCCGGGTCATCGAGCTGGACTGCCGGGCCGACACCAGATTCCAGCCGACCGTCGCCATGCTCGAAGCACTGCCGGAGCCGCCGAAGGGCCTGATCATCGCGAGCCCGGCCAACCCGACCGGCACCATGATCGAACCCGAGGAACTGGCCGCCATCGCGCGCTGGTGCGACGACCACGGCACCCTGCTGATCTCCGACGAGATCTACCACGGCATCACCTACGGCGAGGAGGGCACCTCGTCGTCCTGGGAGACCTCCCGCAACTCGGTCGTCATTGGATCGGTCTCGAAGTACTTCTCGATGACGGGTTGGCGGCTGGGCTGGATGCTGGCTCCGGCCGATCTGCGTCCCGCGCTGCAGCGGCTGGCCTCGAACATGACGGTGTGCCCGCCCGCGATCTCGCAGTACGCGGCGCTACATGCCTTCGGCGCGGAGGCGAAAGCCGAACTGGACGGGCATGTCTCGCGCTACGCAGTCAACCGCGAGCTGCTGCTGGCTGGCCTGGCCGCGCTCGGCATCACCGATCTGGCTCCGGCCGACGGCGCGTTCTACGCCTACGCCGATATCGGTCACCTGACCGAGGATTCGCGCAAGTGGTGCGCGGAGGTGCTCGAAGCCACCGGAGTAGCCTTGGCGCCCGGTATCGACTTCGACACCGCCAACGGGCACCGGACCGTTCGGTTCTCTTTCGCCGGAGCCACATCCGACATCGAGGAAGCACTTGTTCGCTTGGGGCACTACCTGCGCGGCTGA